The Triticum aestivum cultivar Chinese Spring chromosome 4B, IWGSC CS RefSeq v2.1, whole genome shotgun sequence sequence AAGATGCGTTCATGGACGCAACACGTACGCACTCAGCTAGGGCTAGCTATAGTCTGACACTCTCACGGCGGCAGCTAGCTAGCCATATGCGCCAGGGGCCTGCCGGCGCCTAGCAGTGCGGGACGGCGAGGCCGCAGGAGGTGAGGGTGTCGCGCGCGTGGGGGCTGCGGATGTACTGCCCGTAGGTGGGGTCCTTGGCGTACTGGCAGAAGCACCCCTGCTGCGCCCGCAGGTTGCCGCAGCACTCGCCGCTCGGCTTGGCCCCGGAGAGGATCGCCGACGCGCACACCGCCAGCTGCGACGCCTGGCACGCCGCGCGCgccccgcccggcgccgccgccagcaccaccAGCGCCAACATCAGCGCCGTCACGACCTGCTTCTTCATCATGCCCGCCATGGTTCACGCTCTCGCTCTTGCAGGTGTGTCCGTGTGTGTGATGGGAATGGAGTCTACTGGTAGTTGTGTGAAGGTGGATCTAGGAGCTCCCGGCTGGGGTATTTATAGCTGGCCACGCACTGCCGTGGCCCGAGCTAGCCGGCCATGTGCATGCCATGCGGCGACACGTAGGGAGCGTACGCGGCCATCGCCGCCGACGGAGCAGGTGAGCGATTAAAGATAGAGGGGCAATGAGCGACATGCGACGACGTCCATCACTGCAATTGAACACCCCACCTGCCGGGAGCCGTCTAATGAATCGCCCACGGCCGCTGTAATAATCCGTTGAACACTCTACCATGACTAGGGTCAGCAGAATGGTTGACGGGCACACTTTGGACGTCCGGCATTCAACTCCAGTGGGTAGTTGGCCGGTGTTAGTTGCTCGCTGGCTCTGCTCCGTGGGTGGTGTAGGCCGAAGCTAGCGGACGACACGACTTCATTCATGCGAGGCATCCAAAGGTAGGTGATGCGAAGCGTCCAAACGCGCTAGTCTCTTGCATCACCGACGTGATGTCCCCTTCATCTTTTTGAAAGGAATCGACGCCCGGCCCAGCTCGGGTCGTTCCAACAACCGACGGGGAGCACCTCAGTATACGATCGTGCGCAGTAACTGGGAGTCCTATTACACCTAAGGCCAACTTCCATTCACCAAACCCAGGTTCATCTTGTGTAGTGATTGTGGACTCGTACAAGGATATGGAGTCGACGGTTGATGTATCAGAATCGACCCTGTCTTTCCTAGCAAGCATACCCATCTGTGTTGCAACTGATTCGGTAGGCTACGTGTCCGGTGCACGGAAGACCTGGACACAGGTAGAATTGACGGGTGTACGATTATCAGCATGTCTTGTGGTGCGCTAGTCTCTTTGGTCGTATTATTATTGCAAGCCAGAAGTAAAGAGCGTGAGAGATACTCCTAGATGAATGGATGAATTAATAGTCTTGAGGATAGAAGTGGCGGGATATATGAGGGGAAAGAAGCACTGAATCATAGTCTTTTCTGGTGAATATGCAAGGCTTGTGTGTCATGGCGTTgttttccttcatgaaggcatcgtcTTGATTGCTCGCGGCGTGCCCGGCGATGAATTTCGAGATTTGAGACATCGCTTAGGTTCAGGTCGTTCTTTGCTAGGGCAGTTTTGCCGGTCCACATAATGCACTTTCATGGGAGGCGCGCGTCGCGGTTTTTGGAAGCTTCGGACCTTATTTTTCTGGACTAGGTTTTGCAGTTTTTCCGTTTTCATTTTTAATTGTTCATTTTTTTCAGATGAAtgaaattattatttttttgaaaaatacaaaatTCATAAACTTTCCCAAATTGTGAATTGTTTTCAAATTCATGAGCtttcttttcaaattcatgaactttcctTGAATCCATtaactttttcaaattcgtgattttcttacaagtttgtgaacatttttttgaatccattaggttttttcaaattcaaaattgagaactttttttaaaattaatGAAAATTATATTCAAATAGGTGAAATTTCTCTTAAATTCATGAACAATATTCGAATCTATGAACTTTTTCCAACTGGAATCACGAACTTGTTTCAAATTTACAAACTTTTTTCAAACTTGCGAACTTTTGTCAAATTTTGTGATCTTTTTCTCAAATATATGATTTTTTCCaagaaaaaaatctatgaacaaaataTATGGTCAAAAATCAATGGTTAATGGTCAGCTGGTCAAAAGTCTACcctatgaactttttcaaattcatattttttttctagttcataatttgtttttattttcatattttttttaagTTCATGGACTGTAAGAGAGCAGGGAGTGGAAAATCGAGCGGATAAAAAACTGGATGATGACAGAGCATGCGGCACGGATGGCGTCCGACGAGTGATTTATCACGTTTTCCAGCCATGTCTAGGACATTGAATTTCATTTTGCCATATGAGGGGTTGTCCGTCGCTGCTTGAAGATGTAGTCGGACGCGTCCATGGAAGTTTAGGTTGGAGGGGCGAATTTGCCAAATCTGCCTGTAGATGTTGTGAGTACTGTGTAGTGATAGTGAAACAAGTCAATGGATCCCATGGAAGTTCCAACACAAGTTTACCGGCCAGCGGCCAGGCACCACGATTTATTCCAACACACCAACATACTTGCGTACAACAACACTTACTCCCCTCTGAGAGCACCTACTCCTCTCGCCGGCATAGAAGGTCTACCATCTGAGAGCACGTCAACAAGTTTATTGGCCACTATGCTTCCATGCGTGGCCGGAATCAAAGTGGGATTGAGTCCAAATTCACGTAAGTTGAATTCATTTGTTTTGTCATAATTTGCAATGCTATTTTTTATGTCGGATTATCATGATAACTTTGTTTTTTTTTTGGTTGATGGTGTTGGTGGCCACTTTGTACCAACAAACAAGAACAAACCATTCGGTTTTAGCCATTTCGGATGAAATTGAATGCCAACCAAAGTGGATACAAGTTGTGGAAGACCTCAAGAAAGGCAACTAGAAGTTGAGGACAAATGATGGCTCAAGCTTCCAGAAGTCCATTGGATTGtataaggaggaggaagaagttcTAGTGGAGAATGAAAGAGCCATCACGCCAATGAATAACCGGCAAGTAAAAGGAGACAAGTGAGAGATCGTCTGTGATGCCGTAGCGTAAAAAAAAGTCCACCACATAGATGGGCATTTTTCCACAAGGGAGAACAAGAAAGGGAAGAgatacaagctcatgttggatgTGAGATGATGGATTGGAACCGGGAGAAGATGAACAACAAGTTACAAATTgagagggagattatatttggagaAGGAGGCGTGTCAAATGGGAGCTCGAGAAGTGCCGGACTTTTAGATCCCCAGAGATTGAGAAGGAGATGTTGCAACTTGCTCTAGACACGGAGGGTTCTATGATAATGTTAATTGAAATAGACCTCTTGGATGCGGAAGGCAAGAAGTGGCTTAAGGGGAGGAAGAAAAAGATCAACATGGCATAGATAGTACGAGGCAACGTAGGGGGCATGGATCACCGCAGAGCAGGCGGCACGGATGGCGTCCGGCAAGTGATTCATCATGTTGTCGAGCCATTGCTCGGACGTTGCATTTCCTTTTGTCATGTCCGGATGGTTAAATTGTGGTTTATTTTGCTTTGTTACATTGTTGAATTGGTGAACAATTTATAGCAGTGATAGTGACACAAGTCAATGGATCCTGTGCAAGCTCCAGCACAAGTTTAGCGGCCAGCAGCCTGGCGCCGTAGATCTCACCATCGTTTTATTCCAACATGTCAACATACTTGCACCGCATGCACTTACTCAGCTAGGATAGCTAGATAGATTCATGGAGGTACCTAGCTACCCTAGCAGAGTAGACTCAGCCAGCTATAGGGGGCCTAGCAGTGCGGGAGGGCGATGCCGCAGGTCTGGAGTGTCTCGCGGGCGTGGGGGCTGTTGACGTAGTGCCCGTAGTTGGGGTCCTTGACGTACTGGCAGAAGCACCCCTGCTGCGCCCGCAGGTTGCCGCAGCACTCGCCGCTGGGCTTCGTCCCGCCCAGGATCGCCGACGCGCACACCGCCAGCTGCGTCACCTCGCACGCCGCCCGCGCCTTGCCTGGGGCCAGCACCACCAGCATTAGCATCACGGCCACCACTGGCACTGCCTCCTTCCTCATCGCCATGTCTGTCGTCGTCGTCGATCTACTCACACCACACGCTCGCTCTCGCAGTGGCAGGTGCTTCTACTTTCTAGGGACTCCGATCCCGGGGCACGTATTTATCGCTGGCCACGCACGGTCCGGGCTCGGCATGTGCCGCCATGCATGCGGCGGCACGTAGCCAGCGTACGCGGCCATCGCCGCCGACCAAGGTAGTGCATTCAAGCCTTATGGGTAGAGATCATCTGGGTGGTTCGTCGGTAGAGGTTGCGCTCGCTCGGAATCGGTGGGCGGTAGGCCAAAGCTAGCAGACGACTACATTCATGTGCATCATCCAGAGGTGATGCGAAGCGTCCAAACGCGATCGTCTCCTGATGTTTTCGTCTCTTGTTACGACCTGGACCTGACGTGGCCATGTTTTGCGCCGTGTGCagcgtttcttcttcttcttcggtggaaCGTACGGGTGTACGCAGCAGGTCACAGCAGGTGTTGGTTGTACGCAGTACGCACACAACTTTACATATACATGGACATTACTTTATGTCACAATTCCATACCATGACATGGAGTCGGAATTATACACACTATCTTTTCTTGAAATAAGTGAATATATATTGTTATCATGAACGGGCATTGTTTTTTCTGATGCATGAGCATTTTTCATATACGTGAACATTTAATTTTGCAACACATATATACCTCTTACAATTTTAAACCGTCTGGAGATGTAGTGCTCGGCCAATTATTATTTTCTTTCGACAGGCCGACATGGATGACTTTTTCTAGTACATGCCACTAGTGTTTAATGCCTATCATGCATGCGAGCTActgttgcagggttgttttagtTTAACCCATGGGAAGGAGATCGACTAATCGTCAACCTATCTGAAACCTTGTTGAACAGATCAACAAAGCCTTCACACAACAGCTATTTCATTTGGGTGTGGCTAGGTCTTAGTCAACTGAAATTTAACCAAGTCCCGGTCTCTGACATAACATGCAAGAGAGAaaggaaaaaccaaaaagaaaatttTACACGGATCTCAATGTAACATCTCACGTATATAGCATCGACTGAAACTTAACgaagtcttagtcgactgagaccTCGCAAGACTGGTTCCATTTCCAACTCCAATGAGTCGTGTCTCACGGTAAGGTTTGAAGACCCAACATGAAGAATGATTGGAGTCCACATATATCTCGTGTATGGATTCAACATGCATTGTTACCAAATGAAATTTTAATTCCCATCCAACATCCATAGGGACGTGATCCATCTTTTCAACCGTCGGCTCTGTCTGATTAATAGCCCAGGTGAATTGGTGTCCAGACATGTCTCGTGTATAtcctaactaaagataaaagtgtttatgtggtttgtgcacagGCGTAATTCTAACTAAAGATAACCTAGCTAAGCGTAGTTGGGAAGGAAGTAAAAGATGTTGCTTTTGTGATAATGATGAAACAATAGAACATCTGTTTATCAAATGCCCGCTTGCTAAGTTACTTTGAAGAACTATTCACGTTGCGTTTAACGTCACTCCGCCTCTCACGATATCACATCTTTTTGAGAACTAGTTGGCTGGGGTAGCACCTCACCGCGGCACATATTCGAGTGGGAGCATGTGCATTGCTTTGGGCGTTATGGAATTTGTCGAAATGACGTCGCCTTTAACAAACAACCCATCACAATTtttttgcaggtcatcttcagagcgtCTACATAGATCTGTGCGTGGTCCTTGCTTAGCCATGCGGACCACAACGCACATATGGATATTGAGTACAGCCGATGGGAGATGCTTGCACGGGATAcatacaaccggtttggatggcggtctaataataggataggcatttagtCATCTAGCCCTATTTTCGCGGGTTGTGACATTTATTTACTTTGATTTTGGCTTATGTTTGAGACtacttgtttgaacctattatttttaataaatggttgtgtgcatcaagaGATGCAGAAGCCGTGGGTACGCCTCCTTTTTAAAAAAATGTCTCGTGTATATCCAATCTGTCAATGTCAATGTTGAGTAAGAAATAACTGCCATACTAGTCAGTATTTTTCATTGCTAAAACTAAAGGATGTTAAATTCCCCTCCCATCAGCAATGGATATATAGGTTGTCTTCAGCATGATTGACTAGTCATGAAGGAAAGCTAGTTTATTGTCATCTTGATTAGTCCCGTAAACTACGATCAAACTACAAACAGATTTTACAACTCGATTTCGAAGATTTAACCTTTTTTTGTAAAACTCTACATCCAAAATGGTCAAAAACTCCATCGAAGTAGATTCGACACTTAGTAAGATATCACCTAACCTTCCCCGGGGAGGTAGACAATGCCTAGTGCAGTCAAAACCACCTGAGTTACAATCATTAAATGAGCAAAAAatattttattctttttcttcatGAAAAAGACTAGAATCAATTATAAAGGTTCAAAATAAGTTCAAAGCGTTCCAAATATACTAAAAATTACAATGAGATCCTTAAACCACTGAACGACCACCATCGCCACCAGAATGAGCCAATGACGTGTTGTTGTCACCGCTCCCCTATTGGAGCTGGCTTGACCTTGTTGATGACAGCTGCGAAGTCTTCTTGCATGTGCCCCGAGAGACTAGTGTCCTCGAGTTGTAGTTGCCATCGCTGAACTTCTGAATTGATGTGAAGCACTTGACACAAGAATTTGATGGTGTGTAGGCCTCACGTGAAGTCCTAACCCCACTGTTCGGAGGACATGGATCGAATCTACGCCGGAGCTTCATCCCGCCAGACAAATTCGAGGTGGGTTGGAGCCTAGAAGGCCATCTTGATGATGAAGAGCAGCCATCCGCCGAGGGCGGCCTCCGTGAGTACCAATTTACCCACATGCCTCTTGACGATACAAAGCACCACCAGAACGAGGACGAGGCAGGGAGAATTTATTccaagctgacgacatcgccatcGTCCCACCGCCGTCGATCAGAGAAAACCCAATTACTATTCCTACCCTGACCACAGACCCAAACGTTGTAGCACCGTACCACATTTTATTTATCCTTATCGGCTTATTTTTAGTGCACTTTAGTTCTCACAAAGCGACAATTAACCCTACTCGTAGACTACAACACTGAGATTTTTTTTTCCAGAACGCGCACAGTGATGCGCtttatttattactccctccgttccaaaatagatgacccaactttgtactaactttgtactaaagttagtacaaagttaagtcatctacttaggaacagagggagtaataaggTTGAGAAAGGTTTCTCTGTCACACACACTGTTGGAATTAACCACGTGTCCTAGTCCGGCTTGGACAGGAACTAATCCTCGTATAGGAGTCGGATAGGTGTAGGCTAGCTGAGTCGGATAGGTGTAGGTtagcttgctcctttatatactctTGTAACCCCGTGTAACTCAACCCAGATCAAAGTAATAAAGATCAGCAGGACCGATACGGCCCTGCAGCCATCAACTCGGCGTAACCTGTTCCCGGCTAGTTGTGCTAGTTCACATCCATCAATCTTGCGGCGTTGCATAGCTTGTAGCTAGCCACCACAAAAGCATCCACCTGCTACCCTGCCTGCTTAGGTTACGCGTACGCGTGCATCTTCTCCAGAGGAAACCGATCGGCCGGCTCGCACAACTAGCGGCTGCTGCGTACGTACGTGCACCGGCGGAAAGTACTCGTCCGGAGTGATGTCCGACGCGGGCCTGtggccaacaattggtatctagagcttTGGTGTATTGGCGTGATTCTCGGAAAGCACTCGAAGGATCATGTCGAACACAGGCAAGGAGATCGTGACGGCAGCAGCGGGAGCGCCGATGCCAATGGTGGGGGTGTCGCAATTCCCCGTCTGGATCGAGAGGACTACGTGATGGATtcatatacctagggtagggtcataggcctgacctaaacATCCTACCCAAGGACACTCTCAGAAGAGATCATCTTCCAGTCGACCAAAGAGGAACCCACTCGACTGACTGGAAGGACTCGACCAtggaagactcactcgaccatgaagactcactcgaccaccaaaaGGTCAGAAGACACTCCGCGGCACAACGGCTTGCTATTGAATAGACTTAATgttagttaagacactttatgagGGGCGTTACCAGTCACGCCCCAGGCTTAATGTACTTTAACCTCTCCAttatgtgggctggctggggtcctggcgcactctatataagccacccccctccacagataGAGGGGTtcccactcttgtaatactcatactcataatccactcgaccgcctcagggctccgagacgtagggctgttacttcctccaagaagggcctgaactcgtacatcgtTTGTCttcacaactactccatagctaggacatCGCCTCCCCTTACCTACCCCtatttctactgtcagacttagaaccacgacagttggcgcccaccgtggggcaggtgttttagcgatttgtgGAGGAGTTGCAATACTTCCGAGTAccttcatcatgatgactgctgGAGTTTTGGGTGAGGgacacgagatccgtctcggtgctctcacttTTGTCgtcgacgactccgcatggctccaggaggctccacttgacatcgaggcgctccccgtccgcggggcgacgcactttcgcgcatgtgttcgcggcgttctgctgcggcaaccgtcgaccccgtatcggtcgactcctctATCGGTCGCCCGCCCagtctcccaccagcgcaagcgttctggtcggtcgaggcttcagcggtgggtgaaacacgcggtggctcgccagacagcCACCGCCCAGGTCGCGGccatcgagcccgacgaatccctctacggcctgttcgatctgtcgactggctccgtagagactgcatccgagtgtgatagcagtgatccagcggcggagatCCTCATGGTCGACGGCCCTCGCAGTCCTCCCGGCTTCGCCCACGGCGGTGGGGCCGCCGGAGGAGGAGACCCCGTGCAAGagcacgaagagtaccagcccgagacACTCGACTCTCTGCAGAGAGAAGAGCTTCGTcgcaggaacatggatgcactaCATACTCCTATCGccggagaaacccctgaggctcgtgccttggaggaagCACGTTTGGCCA is a genomic window containing:
- the LOC123089827 gene encoding non-specific lipid-transfer protein 2G precursor, whose translation is MAGMMKKQVVTALMLALVVLAAAPGGARAACQASQLAVCASAILSGAKPSGECCGNLRAQQGCFCQYAKDPTYGQYIRSPHARDTLTSCGLAVPHC
- the LOC123089828 gene encoding non-specific lipid-transfer protein 2P-like, producing MAMRKEAVPVVAVMLMLVVLAPGKARAACEVTQLAVCASAILGGTKPSGECCGNLRAQQGCFCQYVKDPNYGHYVNSPHARETLQTCGIALPHC